In Pan troglodytes isolate AG18354 chromosome 20, NHGRI_mPanTro3-v2.0_pri, whole genome shotgun sequence, the genomic window GGGCTTGGGGTGGGAGTCAGGGCGCAGGCAGCAGCCTCACTCGGTCCGGGGGCCGCAGCGAGTGCCACTGGGCAATGGGCCGCCGTGGGTTGGCCAGCATGTCCGCCCAGTGCCGCAGGCCAGCCCCGCCGGCGGCCGCCCCCACGGCCACCCTCCCAATGGCCTCGTTCTTGCCCAGCTTGTCGTAGTCCAGCACGGTCAGCTCCACCTGCACCTTCTGGGGTGGGCgcgggaggaagaggagagaggagcGTGAGGGGAGGAGGCCCCGGAAGGGGCGGTGTCCGTTTTCACGGCTGAGGGTACCTCTCGCTGCCACCCGAGGGCTCGGGGCCCCGGAGCTCGGGACGGGGGAGTGGGTGGGAGACGAGAGGGACGGAGCCTGCGGTGAGGAGGAGGCTCTGGCGCCTTTCTTCCTGCGCAGCCAGGTTTCTAAGGAAATGAACCCTCAGGACTCGGTTGCGGAGCGGGTGTGTTCGGCGCCTCCTGGGGCAGCAGCCTCCTAAGAGCCGCAAAGCTGCAGAACTTTAACAGGGGCCGGGCTAGGGTAGGCGCCGTCCCTAAAGAAGTGAGGGGAGGTCTCTTTTTCTTAGAACCATGTTCCTGAGGAGGGTGGGGCATCCTGGTGCCACGTGGGGGGCGGGGCATCCTGGTCCCGTTTAGGGGTGGGGCATCCTGGTCCTGCTTGGGGGCGGGGCATCCTGGTCCCGTTTAGGGGTGGGGCAGTCTGGTCCCGCTTGGGGGTGGGTCATCCTGGTCCTGCTTAGGGGCAGACTATCCTGGTCCTGCTTGGGGGCGGGGCATCCTGGTCCTGCTTAGGGGTGGGGCATCCTGGTCCCGTTTAGGGGTGGGGCATCCTGGTCCCGCTTGAGGGCGGGGCATCCTGGTCCTGCTTGGGGGCGGGGCAGTCTGGTCCCGCTTGGGGGTGGGTCATCCTGGTCCTGCTTAGGGGCAGACTATCCTGGTCCTGCTTGGGGGCGGGGCATCCTGGTCCTGCTTAGGGTGGGGAATCTGGTTCCGCTTAGGGGTGTAGCATCCCGGTCCCGCTTAGAGCAGATAGGATACCCACACCCAATTTTAAGGAGTCTCTTCCTGGAGTGGAAGAGGCTTCCTGGTCCTCATAGGAGGAAATAGACTGAGAGCATAACCTCAGACCCCCTCACCTGGTTTCTAGGGAGATGCTAAAAAGTCTCCCTCCGCCTAGCAATGGCTATTCCTAAAGGTCTGGGCTCTTGGAGAAGGGCAGGTTTGAGCTCACCTGGACTTGGTCACAGGGCACCTCGAAGCTGAAAGCTTCGTTGTAATAGGGGTTCAGAGTGTTCTTCTTGATGGTGGTTTTCTTCTTCCGCACCTTTTTGCCGCCCTGCAGCAGGTGGACCTTGACGTATGGAtctggggagaggaaggaggagtctTATAGCTCCCCACTGCTGAGTTCTTGGACCAACATAGAAACACTGCCTACACCCTTCGGGTCTCCTTAGCAGTATGCCAAAATCCATGCCTTCCATGGCAGCCTGGGCCTCCCTGTCCCCGAAGAAACCCTCGAGGCTCAGAAACTGTCAGAACGAGAACCCACCCCACGCCATCCCCACACACCCCATTCCCTTGCTTCCCACACACCTGACAGTCCTCCTACGTCCATCTTCTTCAGGTTTTTAGCCTCCAGGACGATGACGGTGAGCTTCCCGGCCGTGGGGACATAGCGGAGGGAGAAGCAGATGTCCCCAAGCTTCTCCTGCTGAAAGGAGAGAGGCCCATCACCAGAGCCCCGGCTCCACATCCATGCCCCCTCAGGGGTACAATCCACGCCGCCCTGAGGGTCTGGAAAGCCTATGATTTGATTGGCTCAGGATGTTGTGGGcggggctgggcatgggggcgtGGCTCGGGGCGCGACCGCGCATGCTCACCTCCTCCCGCGGAGCCGCCTGCAGCTCCCGCCAGGCCTGCACTGGCCGCCCCAGGTCCACGGAGCTCATAGGGACCCGCACCTCCCCGATGGCGTCATTGCGAGAGAAGCGGTCGAAGTCGTACACCGCCATGACCAGCACCCTGCCCCCCAGCTCCACGTAGGGTACCTGGAGTGCACAGAGAATCCGCAGTAGAGAGCAGGAAGTCAGAGATAGGGTGAGGCACAGCACAACCAGAAGGAAGGCGTGGAGTGAGGCAGCGAGGGTCGAAGCGAACAGTTGGGGGAACTCAAATGGGAAAGTCCAGGGATCCATGCGGAAAAAAATCACGGGTCAGTGGAACCCAAATCGTACCGCCCAAGGACCAGGCTACAGCCCAGGAGTCAGTAGTGCCCAGGGTCCAGTGGAATAGCCCCAGAGCTGGTAGCTGCCACCTGAGCTGTGGCCGCCTCCAGGAAAAGCGGAAGGGGTCGGTCCCTAGTGTTCCAGGGACTGGGCACAGGCTATGGAACACGGGGCCTGAAGGCAGGAGCTCACCTTGAAGGCGAAGGTCTCCCCAAAGTGAGGGTTCAGCGTCTGCCGATGCACCTTGGTCTCGTACCGCCTCCGTTTGTCCGGCAGCAGGTAGACCCGCACATAGGGGTCCGAGGAGCCACCAAGATCCAAGGCTGCCAATCCCATTGCTTGCAGAATGCCCACCAGCAGCTGCAGGGCCCAGGCacagtgggggaggtggggaacaCTAGTCTTAGCATCCCTTCCATGGCTCCTTTCAGAAGGGGTTGGAACCCCCGGGATCCTCCCTCCAAAGCATCCCCTTCCTCCACACCCACCTGGCCACTCTGGAAGTCATAATCCAGGGAGTACTGCAGTCGTCCTAGCTCATGCTTGTCTGCCACCTGCTGCCCTGGCCCGGATGGTGCTGGCTCCAGCTCCTCTACTTCTGGCTGCACCTTAGGGAGCCAGGGGTAAGGGTGGGTGAAGTCTTCCCCTGATAGCAGTATCCATCAGGCTCAGAAGCCAAGGGAGGCTCACAGGTCCCTCGGGCTATACCTGAGCTCTCACAGGCTAAGCAGATTCAGTACTTGACTAGTGCTGTCTGCCACAGGCAGGAAATAGCCGTGGTAACACAGATGCAGTATGTTTGTGAAGGTTTGATTAGTGGTGTCTGCTATGGGCAGGGACTAGACATGTGCTTGTCATGCTTAGATTAAAACAAGTGCTGATAGTGTCCCATTGCCCACAGGAATAATGCAGGTTTTATTTCACATGCTAATGGATGTACTGGGGTGCTAGTCCAAACTGCCATGTTTACTTGTGATCTTAGCACAGCAAAACATGGAGGAGAAATGGCATATTTACTGTGTACTTGCCATTCTAAAGTTGAATGAAAAAGCAGAAGGTGTCTCCTTAACCTAGGCCAGCAATTCTTAAAATTCAATGTGAACCTGAATTCCCCTGAATCCTGTGGCAAAATGTCTGAGGTCACCTCTTCAGGGATTCTGACTTGATAGGTCAGGTGCTAGCGCCAGAATTTGCATTTCAACAAGTACCCAGTGTGATTCTGCTGCAGACGGTCTTTGAACATCACTGGTTTAAGGGACAGGGATGGGGCTGGACACCAGGACCCTAAATAGCATCCTTTACGGATGCTAATTGAACAGCTCCTTattgagaaggaaggaggggaaataCCAAGTTAGTGACCACAgacttgaggctcagagagggacaGTGAattctccaaggtcacacaaccaggAAATGGTCCTTCTTGGTTGGAAACCTAGGGCTGTCTGGCTCCCAGGCAACCACTGCACTCTGCACTGAGAGACTTAATTTTCAGACCCTGCAGTGACCACTTTCCATTCCAACGGCCTCATCCAATGCAAATGTCTTTTATCCTCTCCAGGCTGCTGCTGCACTGGCCTCGTCCCTGGATTCCTCGCTGCATATCTGTCCTACACAGGGTTCCAGAGGAGTCATCCTGACACCATCTGACCCTGTCCCTCTCATGCTCAAAACATATTTGTAGCTTTCATCAGCTTCATGACATGGATACTGCTGAGTTCTCCAGACACTTCACTCCAGAGTGCAGCTATTGTGAGAAATGACTCTTTGTTCCCCAAATAAGCCTCAGAATCTGGATATGGGGCCTGAATCTGGATATGGGGCCTCAACACATGCTCCAACTTGGACTAGAATGTCCTTCTCTCTGGTCTCAGTTAACTCTGTCCCTCAGGTCTCAGTGCAGAAGTCACCTCCACCACGAAGCCTCCTCTGTCTGACGCtctgttttaaactttttcttactGTAAATATGTcccattttctgaaaaaaatcagcatattttaaagtattctgGCACAAAGCTGGTTTTCAGCTTTCagagccatttatttatttatctatttattggagacagagtctcgctctgtcacccaggctggagtgcagtggcacgatcacagctcactgcagcctccacctcccggtttcagtgcctcagcctctcgagtagctgggattataccatgccaccatggctggcttttgtatttttagtagagacagggtttcatcatgttgcccaggctagtcttgaattcatgacctcaggcaatctgtccacctcagcctcccaagtgctaggattacaggcgtgagccaccgcacccggcccagagccaaatatttatatgtttctgtaGGTTTCTATACAGTGGGATGCCTTTTCTGTGCTCCTATGAGACCCTGTAGTATGGCACATATTACCCTGTGTGGTGAGTGTCTGTGTCAGTGCCTGACTCTCCCACCAGACTGGGAAGTTCTTGGGAATAGCAACTACTTCTGTTCCATCTCCGGGTCCCCAGAGTCCAGTTGAGGGCTAGACACACAGGGAGGATGAGCCAGTAAGGTGGGTTCCTATAGGACGGAAGGGAGCAGGGACTGGGACCAGCTGGGCCATTGAGAGGAGCAGGGTGCGAGAAGGGGCCAGGtggaggggctgggctgggccacACCTTGTCTATGTAACTCTGGCCCAGCCCCTTCACTTCCTGAAGGTGGACCTGGGCTTGGGCCTGGCTCTTCTTGCCTGTCCGCCTCCGACAGCTCTTCCGGTAGAGACAGAAACAGCAGCTGAAGATGAGGAGGCCTGAGACCAGCACGATGGTGGCCAGGGCCCAGGGGGGCACTGCAGAGGGGTGGAGACAACACACATTGAGGCCTGGGCAGCACGCAGGCTGATTCAGTCCTGATTACACGTGGAAGCTGGAATGCTGGCCTCCTTTTCCCTCCAGCCATTTTCATTGCATTTCTTCCTGTGTTTTTCTTCCACCTAATGTGGCCTCTAGAGAGATTCGATGCCCCAACCCAGGCTGACACCATCTGGATTTGCTTGCTTGTTAGTTCTGCCTTTCCTTACCCGACCCCGACCCCCATTTCTGCTCAACTCCTGATGCTTTTACAAGAAGCCCTGCTCCTCATCGggcctgtttccttatctgtaaaagaaGAGCTAGGTGGACCTTCCAATTCTAAGATCCCATTCCATGCAACACCCCTTGATCCggtttcgatttttttttttttttttttttttgcaaatctgTTCCTTCCTTTTACCCCATTTCGTTCGCATTCCAGTCCAGGATGACGACCCGGGATCCCAGCCGGATTTTCCAGCCCGCCTGCCCGAGTACACCCGTCCGAATCCCGCCCCTCGGAATCCTGGCCGGGCTTTCTCTCTGCTCGGCCCCCCACCCCCGGGTCTTGCTCACCTGGGCCGTGGCTGATGCGACTGGAGTCGGGAGGCGTGTCGGGCGATGGAGGCCCCGGGGTTGGGGGCTCCGGGAACATGGTGGCGGGGTCCTAGAGTCTTTTCTGCAGAGACACTCAAGCACCCTAGTCCCCCATTCCCACCCCAGACGTCCTTTGAGCCCCATGCACAACAAAGAACTCCAACTCCCATGAGGCCCTTGCGCGAACAGCCGCGTAGAAACCAGAGAGCCACCGCGAGTCATGCTGGGAGTTGTAGTATCAGCCTCCCCGCACTTGAGAGGGGGTGTCCAGGACCTAGTTCCATCCCAAAGGGATACCCTCTTCCTCCACGGCCCCACAGGCATCCCGCTGACTTCTGCCTCGTCCTCGCCCCTCCGCAGGGTCTGAACCGGAAGCGGGCGAAGGCAGGCGTGGGAACCAGCAGACCGCGTTGCCCAGAGCAACAGCCGGGCTCCTCTCAAGCGGGGTGAGAGCAAAGCTGGTTGCCCGGGCAACGGGTTGTTGCCAGGACAACGGGCGGGGCTGACGCACAGACGCGGAGTCCCGGCGGGGCAGGCTCGCTCCGGGGCCCACCGGTGCCTGGGAACCCCCCAATAGCCCGACTGGGATCCTGAGGTCCCgcgaggtggggagggggcagcctGTGGTCCGAGCGCCCACAGCCGACTGCTCCCTCCGCACCTGGTCCTGGGAGCTGAGACGCACgttccctcttccctctccccagtTTTGCTGGAGGGCGGGTCGGGGGCTGCCCGGTGCCTGTGCTGAGCCCCCTCATCCTTCTTGGCCTGTTGGTCTCTCCACGCATCCGTGCTGCTCTCGTGACCGCCTCGGTCTCCACGCTGTCTCTTGACCCCACATAGGCGTCTTCCCTGTGTCTGCCTCCCCAACCCGCCTGTCTCTCTTCCCTATCGCCTGGCCTCTGTCTCCAgggtctctccctctcccctccgcCTGCGCCTCACTCCCCGCCCTCGGCTCTTTGTCTTCTCCATACCTGTCTCGCGTCCCCAGATCCCTGTCTCTCCGCTTCAGGCTGCTGCCCTCCCTCTGGTTGTCTCCCCAGTGCCCCAGCCCCCACTCCCACACCCCTTTCCTCTAGGGATGCGGATGCGGATGGGCTGAGGGCGGGGGTCCCAGCAGCTCCTACCTGCTCGGCGGCTGGACGGGACACTCCCGGGAGACGCCGAGGCGCCAGCCCCGCCCGGACCCCGCCCCCTGCACGTGGGCGGTGGCGCTGTCCCGGGTGCTGATCGCGGAGCTCTGCGGGGCGGGGGAGCCGCGGAGCGGAGCGGAGCAGGATCCCGTGCGCGCGTGTGTGCCCGTGTgcgtgtgcgcgcgtgtgtggtgtgtattgtgtgtgcCCGTATTTGGTCTCGGGTAGGCGGAAAGCCCTGCCCCGCCCCTCCTCCCGCCTCCACCCGGGAACCTCGATGACGCCCACAGATGTTTATCCTGGTGCTTTAGCATTTTCTGCCTTCTGGTCCAGTGGTTGGCCGTCCAGACCACTCCACTCCTCCCGCCCCAACACACACGACACACACCCTGTATAGCCCAAAGAACGGCATGCCAGGATACTCAGTCCTAGGACCTAGGAGACCCCAGACCCCCATTGGAGACCCAGACTCTGCAGGGTTCAGCATCAAAGTCCCCAGCTATCAGCCCCCAGACATCGCCCTCTAAGTTCCCCTAACACCAGTCCCAGGAGGcggccagtgcggtggctcatacctgtaacctcagcactttgggaggccgaagcaggagggatgcttgagcccaggagctagagaccagcctgggcaacatggcaaaatcccgtctctacaaaaaggagCCAGGGTGATGGTGCGCACTTGTGATcgcagctactctagaggctgaggtgggaagatcacctgggcccaggaggtcaaggctgcagtgagccactgcactccagtctgggcaacagagcaagaccatgtctcaaaaacaaaaacaaaaacagaacaaaacaacaacaacaacaacaaagaagagTAAAAGAAAAGCTCAGAAGGCAAGTCTCCAAGCACCTAGCTCCAGCGAGCCCTGTCCATACTGCCCAGACCCTGGACACAGACGTCTGGACACTGCCTTCTCTGAGAGACTCAACCACCCAAACctacattttttcatgtgcaaaTGTGTGGGTCCCTCTAGTCCCCTCCTGGACATTCGCCTCGATCCCTAGATACCAGGAACCCATCCCTACTCCCAATCCAATATTATTTCCAGACCCAGAAATCCATGGGACAACTGTCTCTGGGGAGAACAGTGATTTAATAAATTATGggatagaagaaaaaatacatgtgGATGGTGGGGTGCAGAGAGACCTTGGGCACAGGGACTCCCTCCGACCCCAGATTATAGAAGACTGATTTGGTTTCTGAAGTAAAATCAAGGCAGGATCCTTCCTGCCTTTGGTCCTCAAGTAGCCAGAACTCCAGACCCAAATTCCTTCCTGCCTCAGAATCCAGGCCCCAGCCTGTTTCTTTCTGGATCCTGGAAAGACCCAGGGAACCCAAGCTACCATCCCTCTCCTCCTTCAGGGAACCAGGAATCCAGATCCCCAGCTCCCATAGGACTCATCTGAAGCCCACCAGACCACTCTCTCCTGGGGAAACCAGAGTTTGGgatcccagccccctcctcccacaGCACCCAGGAGTCTGGGAGCCCAGCCCTCTGCTCTTCCAGGAATCTGGGCTCAAGTGGGTGCCCAGAGCTTGAGGATGCCTGGGCTGCCGACCCAGCCCCCTCGTCACTTAGACCTCCAACTTGTGGGCCTGGATGGCGGCCACGTTCTCGTAGATGAGGTTTTCGACATCCTCATACGGGACTTCCTTCTTGGCTGGGGCCTGGGCTGACTGTTGGAGGAACCGCAGGATGCACTGATGCAGGAATACGTactgagcctgggaagcaggcaCGGGAGTGAGAGGCGTCCCCCCAAGTCTGGGCTGCGTGGAGCCCCAGGGTCCCTCGTCCCACTGCCTCCCGTCCTGTGTTGCTGAGGGGCTGCCTCACCTCAGTCTGCACCATCAACGGCCGACTCTCTCTCATCTTCCTTACAAAGCTGAAGGGCCCAAGGAGACCCTCGGACTGCAGCTGCCGGAGCAGGACGTCCAGGGCAATGAGGGTTCCTGTGCGACCCACGCCAGCACTAGACAGAACAAGGGAAGGGTCAGACCAAGGGGCAGGAGTGTGAGGCTCCGGGGTCATGGCTGATTGGAGGGATCTGTGTTTGAATGATGACAATAACTATgcctgctcacacctgtaatcccagcactttgggaggctgaggccggtggatcacccaaggtcaggagttccagaccagcctggccaacctggcgaaaccgtctcttctaaaaatgcaaaaattagccgggtgtggtggcgcatgcctgtaatcccagctacttgggaggctgaggcgaagaatcgcttgaacccaggaggtggaggttgcagtgagccaagatcacaccactgcactccagcctgggcgacaagagcaaaactcccatctcaaaaacaacgacaacaacaacaacaacaaaactatgcCTGGAGTTCCTTCCATCTGTTAGGCTCTGTTCTAAGTGCCTGATGGGCCTTCTTCACTCCTCCCAAACCTAAGAAGTCGGATGTACTAGCACATCCATTGTACAaatggggaaatggaggctgAGTGAGGTGAAGTCCCATTCCCCAGGCCActcagctaataagtggcagagccggGGTTCAAATACAGGAAGAGGAACTCTACAGCCAATCATTTAGTAATTCctttaaacacaaaaattagtcttttgttttgtttgagacagggtctctctctgtcacgcaggctgaagtgcagtggcatgatctcggctcactgcacccttgacctcctgggctcaagtga contains:
- the SYT5 gene encoding synaptotagmin-5 isoform X2; amino-acid sequence: MPVGPWRKRVSLWDGTRSWTPPLKCGEADTTTPSMTRGGSLVSTRLFAQGPHGSWSSLLCMGLKGRLGWEWGTRVLECLCRKDSRTPPPCSRSPQPRGLHRPTRLPTPVASATAQVQPEVEELEPAPSGPGQQVADKHELGRLQYSLDYDFQSGQLLVGILQAMGLAALDLGGSSDPYVRVYLLPDKRRRYETKVHRQTLNPHFGETFAFKVPYVELGGRVLVMAVYDFDRFSRNDAIGEVRVPMSSVDLGRPVQAWRELQAAPREEEKLGDICFSLRYVPTAGKLTVIVLEAKNLKKMDVGGLSDPYVKVHLLQGGKKVRKKKTTIKKNTLNPYYNEAFSFEVPCDQVQKVQVELTVLDYDKLGKNEAIGRVAVGAAAGGAGLRHWADMLANPRRPIAQWHSLRPPDRVRLLPAP
- the SYT5 gene encoding synaptotagmin-5 isoform X4; its protein translation is MFPEPPTPGPPSPDTPPDSSRISHGPVPPWALATIVLVSGLLIFSCCFCLYRKSCRRRTGKKSQAQAQVHLQEVKGLGQSYIDKVQPEVEELEPAPSGPGQQVADKHELGRLQYSLDYDFQSGQLLVGILQAMGLAALDLGGSSDPYVRVYLLPDKRRRYETKVHRQTLNPHFGETFAFKVPYVELGGRVLVMAVYDFDRFSRNDAIGEVRVPMSSVDLGRPVQAWRELQAAPREEEKLGDICFSLRYVPTAGKLTVIVLEAKNLKKMDVGGLSDPYVKVHLLQGGKKVRKKKTTIKKNTLNPYYNEAFSFEVPCDQVQKVQVELTVLDYDKLGKNEAIGRVAVGAAAGGAGLRHWADMLANPRRPIAQWHSLRPPDRVRLLPAP
- the SYT5 gene encoding synaptotagmin-5 isoform X1, with product MLKHQDKHLWASSRFPGGGGRRGGAGLSAYPRPNTGTHNTHHTRAHTHTGTHARTGSCSAPLRGSPAPQSSAISTRDSATAHVQGAGSGRGWRLGVSRECPVQPPSRVLECLCRKDSRTPPPCSRSPQPRGLHRPTRLPTPVASATAQVQPEVEELEPAPSGPGQQVADKHELGRLQYSLDYDFQSGQLLVGILQAMGLAALDLGGSSDPYVRVYLLPDKRRRYETKVHRQTLNPHFGETFAFKVPYVELGGRVLVMAVYDFDRFSRNDAIGEVRVPMSSVDLGRPVQAWRELQAAPREEQEKLGDICFSLRYVPTAGKLTVIVLEAKNLKKMDVGGLSDPYVKVHLLQGGKKVRKKKTTIKKNTLNPYYNEAFSFEVPCDQVQKVQVELTVLDYDKLGKNEAIGRVAVGAAAGGAGLRHWADMLANPRRPIAQWHSLRPPDRVRLLPAP
- the SYT5 gene encoding synaptotagmin-5 isoform X3, which codes for MFPEPPTPGPPSPDTPPDSSRISHGPVPPWALATIVLVSGLLIFSCCFCLYRKSCRRRTGKKSQAQAQVHLQEVKGLGQSYIDKVQPEVEELEPAPSGPGQQVADKHELGRLQYSLDYDFQSGQLLVGILQAMGLAALDLGGSSDPYVRVYLLPDKRRRYETKVHRQTLNPHFGETFAFKVPYVELGGRVLVMAVYDFDRFSRNDAIGEVRVPMSSVDLGRPVQAWRELQAAPREEQEKLGDICFSLRYVPTAGKLTVIVLEAKNLKKMDVGGLSDPYVKVHLLQGGKKVRKKKTTIKKNTLNPYYNEAFSFEVPCDQVQKVQVELTVLDYDKLGKNEAIGRVAVGAAAGGAGLRHWADMLANPRRPIAQWHSLRPPDRVRLLPAP